Below is a genomic region from Culicoides brevitarsis isolate CSIRO-B50_1 chromosome 2, AGI_CSIRO_Cbre_v1, whole genome shotgun sequence.
agggctcacataccgatttttcaaaattaagctagatcacggttctccgtctcaaaatgaaggttttgatgttagaaacaacttttgttttggactttttctaaattttgcgttttcgatgtacaggagccatttaaagatgttagcgaaaaaaaatttaagtcaaaatccttttattatgagggctcacataccgatttttcaaatttaagctagatcacggttctccgtctcaaaatgaaggttttgatgttagaaacaacttttgttttggactttttcgaaaaaaaatttaagtcaaaatccttttattatgagggctcacataccattttttcaaaattaagctagatcacggttctatgttagaaacaacttttgttttggactttttctaaattatgcgttttcgatgtaaaggatccatttaaagatgttagcgaaaaaaaatttaagtcaaaatccttttattatgagggctcacataccgatttttcaaaattaagctagatcacggttctccgtctcaaaatgaaggttttgatgttagaaacaacttttgttttggactttttctaaattttgcgttttcgatgtacaggagccatttaaagatgttagcgaaaaaaaatttaagtcaaaatccttttattatgagggctcacataccgatttttcaaaattaagctagatcacggttctccgtctcaaaatgaaggttttgatgttagaaacaacttttgttttggactttttctaaattttgcgttttcgatgtacaggagccatttaaagatgttagcgaaaaaaaatttaagtcaaaatccttttattatgagggctcacataccgatttttcaaaattaagctagatcacggttctccgtctcaaaatgaaggttttgatgttagaaacaacttttgttttggactttttctaaattttgcgttttcgatgtacaggagccatttaaagatgttagcgaaaaaaaatttaagtcaaaatccttttattatgagggctcacataccgatttttcaaaattaagctagatcacggttctccgtctcaaaatgaaggttttgatgttagaaacaacttttgttttggactttttctaaattttgcgttttcgatgaacaggagccatttaaagatgttaggaaaaaaaatttaagtcaaaatccttttattatgagggctcacataccgatttttcaaaattaagctagatcacggttctccgaaggttttgatgttagaaacaacttttgttttggactttttctaaattttgcgttttcgatgtacaggagccatttaaagatgttagcgaaaaaaaaaagatgttagcgaaaaaaaatttaagtcaaaatccttttattatgagggctcaaataccaatttttcaaaattaagctagatcacggttctccgtctcaaaatgaaggttttgatgttagaaacaacttttgttttggactttttctaaattttgcgttttcgatgtacaggagccatttaaagatgttaagctagatcacggttcaaAATCcgtaccgatttttcaaaattaagctagaacGGTtctttgaaggttttggcattagaaacaacttttgttttggactttttctaaattttgcgttttcgatgtacaggagccatttaaagatgttagcgaaaaaaaatttaagtcaaaatccttttattatgagggctcacataccgatttttcaaaattaagctagatcacggttctccgtctcaaaatgaaggttttgatgttagaaacaacttttgttttggactttttctaaattttgcgttttcgatgtacaggagccatttaaagatgttagcgaaaaaaaatttaagtcaaaatccttttattatgagggctcacataccgatttttcaaaattaagctagatcacggttctccgtctcaaaatgaaggttttgatgttagaaacaacttttgttttggactttttctaaattttgcgttttcgatgtacaggagccatttaaagatgttacggttctccgtctcaaaatgaaatgttagaaacaacttttgttttggactttttctaaaatgtacaggagccatttaaagattttaagtcaaaatccttttattatgagggctcacataccgatttttcaaaattaagctagatcacggttctccgtctcaaaatgaaggttttgatgttagaaacaacttttgttttggactttttctaaattttgcgttttcgatgtagcgaaaattttgcgttttcgatgtacaggagccatttaaagatgttagcgaaaaaaaatttaagtcaaaatccttttattatgagggctcacataccgatttttcaaaattaagctagatcacggttctccgtctcaaaatgaaggttttgatgttagaaacaacttttgttttggactttttctaaattttgcgttttcgatgtacaggagccatttaaagatgttagcgaaaaaaaatttaagtcaaaatccttttattatgagggctcacataccgatttttcaaaattaagctagatcacggttctccgtctcaaaatgaaggttttgatgttagaaacaacttttgttttggacgttttctaaattttgcgtttccgatgtacaggcgaaaaaagaaatttttgaaattttgaaaaaaaaaattaaaaaaaaaaaaaattttttttttaaatttttcaaaaaaaaaaaaatttgaaaaaaaaaacaaattttgaaaaaaaaattttttgaagggccccagatttttttgttcaagtcggGAGATTCTTTGCCTCAATTCGAATTCTTTGGAATGTTTACTGTCGTTTAGCACCTTACCGCCTttgattctgacaatttttcgatgtttttaggCCGGCGTTTCACAAAATGGGCCTTTTTTATGCaccaaaaacaaagtagtatatggaacatatactacaaaaattaaataaaaaagttttaatatttcttaattttttaaaattaaaaaaaatgatttttttataataaattcaagagatttttttttttaaatcaaagatattaaaattcaattatcattagtaaattatcagaaaattaaactgattgaacaaaaaaattcatgatttcaaaaaaattttttgcattattaaaaaattattattttgtcgtaaaattattaaaaataattattagtgAGTCAAAAAATAcgtgaaaattgttaaatttgaggaaacaatttctaaaaaattttgtaattttggtcaagagtttttttaaatacatttttttcaattcgtcgaaatcaaaaaattaatggcgcaaaataaaaaaaattaatatttaattcaaaaaaaaaaaaaaaaaatgctccatataattttataatttttaaatgaaattaaaaaaaatatttttagaaattaaaaatttttatttctaattttttttttaaattttttgaaatgatttttttttacaaatttttaagtgaatttaaaaattaaaattaaaattcttctaaaaaaataaatgaaaaaatttgaaattttgataaaaaaaaataaaataaaatgtttgagtaaaaaattatcattttcagaataaaataacataaatttatatgtttcattttcaaaaatatttttttttaataaacgatTCGTAAAACTTCAGacgaaaaaggtaaaaaattaatttttttttatattttcagctaaacaaaataaaatctctCCCCTCCTCCATGTTCAAGGATGccaaattttcctcaaatgcCCCATCAGTCAAGTctaatttcatgcaaattatCACAGGAGACGTCACTTCTTTATAACTAACGATCGGAACGTTTCTCAAAGTCTTCCTCAGCTCCGGTTCGTAATGATTAAACGTTGTTCCTATCAACTTTGGATCGACATCACAGAAACTCGTTACTCGATTTTGCCATTCTTTGGGTAACGATCGATAAAACTTCCTTCCTTGACGTCCTGCGTTCCAAATCATGAAGCCTTCTTTCCATTGAGACTTTTCTTTGTCATTAAATTCCGTTTCTATCAACTGCTGCAACCGAATTTTATCGATAGTTTCACTTTTCACACTGAATGACGTCGCTTCCGAATGATATGTGTACTCCAAAAGAGGCTCGTCAACACGATGAAGTTTTCCGCCGACAttcaaatgtttgaaaaagaaGATTAAATCTTCAGGAGTGCCCTTGCCATCTTCACAAAAGCCTCCAACGCGATGAAAAACGTCTTTGTGCATGAACCACGTGGGCATTATCAACGTTGGGCCATTCGATGTGTAAATTTGAACGGATAATTTGTCATGCGGGAGATTATTTGCCCATTTTGTGAAACGAAACGTTGAATCTTGAGGCACTCGAGTGAATTTACTGCCAATTatctacaagaaaaattattttttaaagaaattttggggaaaaattaaaaatcttacgtAGTTATTGCCTAATTGAAGTCCCGCTTCAAGTTGTCTCCGAATCCTATCAGGCATCATAACGTCATCGATGTCTTGAAAACACAACCAATCGCCGTTACATCGCTCAACAGCAACATTTCTTCCATATCCGACACCTTTAGGACttgaaaaatcacttttcaCGAGGGTAAGTTCCATATTTTtcgcttgaaatttttctttccattCAGAAATTTGTCTTGCAGTATCATCTTTACTCGCATCGTCAAACACAACAATTTCAATATCAAACTCCGGAGTAACGTTTTGCTTCAAAATCGACGAGAAACAGGATTCGATCCATTTTGTCCCATTCAAAACTGTGATGATGACActctgaaaatacaaaaaattcatcaaggtaagtcgatttttaattaaattcaataaaaattaccacTTTTGTCATGTTTTCATTCagaaattgcacaaaaatcccgaaatttgttt
It encodes:
- the LOC134831781 gene encoding UDP-GlcNAc:betaGal beta-1,3-N-acetylglucosaminyltransferase-like protein 1; amino-acid sequence: MTKVSVIITVLNGTKWIESCFSSILKQNVTPEFDIEIVVFDDASKDDTARQISEWKEKFQAKNMELTLVKSDFSSPKGVGYGRNVAVERCNGDWLCFQDIDDVMMPDRIRRQLEAGLQLGNNYIIGSKFTRVPQDSTFRFTKWANNLPHDKLSVQIYTSNGPTLIMPTWFMHKDVFHRVGGFCEDGKGTPEDLIFFFKHLNVGGKLHRVDEPLLEYTYHSEATSFSVKSETIDKIRLQQLIETEFNDKEKSQWKEGFMIWNAGRQGRKFYRSLPKEWQNRVTSFCDVDPKLIGTTFNHYEPELRKTLRNVPIVSYKEVTSPVIICMKLDLTDGAFEENLASLNMEEGRDFILFS